The following DNA comes from Micromonospora chokoriensis.
CGGCGGTAACGACTTCGCCCTGGAGTCGGGCACCTCGATGGCGGCACCGCACATCGCCGGTATCGCCGCGCTGCTGCTGGCCAAGCACCCCGGATGGTCGCCGGCCGCGGTCCGCTCGGCGCTGATGACCAGCGCCGTCGACAAGACCGACAAGGGCAACCCGATCAAGATCGGCACGTACGACGCGACCCCGCTGAACTACGGTGCCGGCCAGGTGGAGCCGGGCAGCGCCTTCGACCCGGGCCTGGTCTACGACTCCAACCAGCAGGACTGGATCAAGTACCTCTGTGGGGTGTCCGCCGACCGGGGCAGCGACTACGGGCTCGGCGACCTGGACGGCTGCGACACGATCGGCGCGATCGACACGGCGCAGCTCAACTACCCGTCGATCTCGCTGGGTCGGATGGTGGGCAAGCAGAGCGTGACCCGCACGGTCACCAACGTCAGCGACAAGACCAGCACCTACACCTCGTCGGTGCAGGCCCCGCCGGGCTACAAGGTCAAGGTCACGCCGGCGAAGATGCAGATCCGTCCCGGCCACAGTGCCCGCTTCACGGTCGAGGTCACCAACACCGGCGGCGCGTTCGACACCTGGGCCGACGGCTCGCTGACCTGGCGCGACCAGTTCAAGCACGAGGTACGCAGCCCGCTGGTCGTGCACAACGCCGGACTGGTGGCCCCCGACTCCATCACCGGCACGGGCACCTTCGGTAGCGTCCGGATCCCCGCCGAGGTCGGCTACAAGGGTCAGCTGATCACCCAGGTCTCCGGCCTGACCTCAGGCACCAGCACCGCGGTGACCCTGAAGGGTGACGGACCGAGCTGGGACTGGAGCACGTCGAACAACCTGCCGGTGCCGCTGCCCGCGTCGATCAGCAGGACCACCCTGCACGTACCGGCCGGCACCCGCAGCCCGGAGATCCACGTGACGTCGGCGCGACCCACCTGCTCCCACATCGACTGGGAGGACGAGGAGGGCGTGATGGAGTGCACCGAGTTCAGCCTCAACGTCTACGACACGTCCGGGAAGTTCGTCACCGCGACGGTCAGCACCCGGATCGGCGCCAAGGTCAGCCTGCCGGACGGTGCCGGTGACTACATCGTGGTGGTCGAGCAGGAGTTCACCGAGAACATCAAGGACGACGCCAACGCGTACACCATCACCACTTACCTGCCGGGGGCGCCCGGCACGTCCACCGGCCGGTTCACCGTCGACCCGAAGCAGCGTTCCGTGCAACCGGGTGCGACGGCGAACCTGACAGCGCGCTGGTCCGGCCTCGTCCCGGGGCTGCGCTACGTCGGCGTGGTGGAGTTCCGCAACGGTGACGGCTCGCTGAAGACCGTGCCCGTCACCATCCAGTCCTGACCGCTCCCCCCACCCGGCGGATCGGCGTGTGACCCAGGTCACCGCCGGTCCGCCGGATCATCGGCGGCGTCCGCGGGTTTGATCTGCTCGGCGCACGGTGATCGACGGCGACGACGACAAGACGCGGGGCGGCGGGGGCCCAACTCCCGTCCGCCCCGAACGTCTGCGTGGACCCGTCGAGTTCGTCGGCCGAGCGGCCGAACTGGCCCAGCTGCGCCGGCTCGTCGACGCCCCACCGTGCCTGATCCTGCTGGAAGGTGAACCCGGGATCGGCAAGAGCAGGCTGGTCGCCGAACTGCTCACCGGACTTCCCGGGCACCACGTGGTCGGCGAGTGCGACGACGTACCGGAACCCTTCCCGCTCGGCGTACTCCTGGACGCGATCCGCGGCAGCGCCGACCGACTCGGTGCGATGAGCCCGGTCGCCGGCGCCCTCGCGCCGCTGCTCCCCGAACTGGCCGACGTGCTACCGGCCGCACCGCCCCCGCTGACCGATCCGGCGGCCGAACGACACCGGCTGATCCGGGCCGTCGCCGCGGTACTCGCCGCGCTGAGCCCCGCCACGCTGCTCCTCGAAGACCTGCACTGGGCCGACCCGGCGACCTGCGAGTTCCTCGGCTACCTGGCCACCCGTCCGGTGGACGGACTGGCCGTGGTGCTGACCGTCCGCACAGCAGTACCCGGAGGCAGTACGCCCATCCACGACGCGTTGGCCCGGACCCCACCGTGGAGCGTCACCCGGGTGTCGCTCGGTCCACTGGACGCCGACGACGTACGCCGACTGGCCGCCCGGACCCTGCGGCTCGACGACCCTCCGCAGCAGCTGACCGCCACTCTGCTCGACCGGACCGCGGGCATCCCGTTCGTGGTGGAGGAGGTGCTGCGTACGCTCGCCGAGCGCGGCGGTGACCCGTTGGCGGACGACAGCGTCCCGTTCGTCCTGCGCGACGTGCTGCTCTGGCGGTTGCGTCCGCTCGACGAGGGCACCCGGGAGGTGCTCGGGGCCGCCGCCGTGCTGGGGATGGCACCGGACCAGCGCATTCTCGCCTCGGCACTCAGTCTGGACCGGGTGACTGTCGGCGCGGCGTTGACCGCCGCCCACCGGGCGGGACTGCTGCACGACGGCGGCGACGGTCTGCGGTTCCGTCACGACCTGGCCCGACAGGTGGTGTACGACCTGGTTCCCCGGCCGAATCGGGAGTGGCTGCACCTGCGGGTCGCACGGGTGCTGGAACAGGAGTTACCGAGGCCTGTCGCGCAGCTGGCGCACCACTACCGGTTGGCCGGCAGCGGGGCCGACTTCGTCCGCAACGCCGAGGCTGCCGCCGACCTGGCCACCGAGCGCGGCGACGACGCGACCGCCGCCAGCTTCCTGCTCCAGACGATGGACGTCGCCGAGCTTCCCCGACCGGTGCGGGTTCGGCTCGCCGCGAAGCTGGGTCGGTCGGCCATCGACGGGCTCAGCCAGGCGGAGGCGATCCCGGTGCTGGAGCGGCTGCTCGCCGACCGACGGCTGCCGCCCGGCGCCCGGGGCGAGCTGGGCCTGGTGCTCGGGCGGATGCTGCGTCAACAGGGCGAGGCGCTGCGGGGGTACACCGAGATCGAGCGGGCCGTGCCGTACCTACGCGCGCCGCGCCGCAAGGCCCCGGCGCTCGCGGTGCTGGCGGCCCCGGACACCGTCGTCGGCCGGCACGTCGACGACCACCTGGCCCGGTGTACGGAGGCGGAGAGCGCCGCGACGGCCAGCGGCGACCCGGCGGCACACCTCGCGGCCCGGATCGCCCGAGCGTCGCTGCTGCTGGAGTTGGGCGACCCGGCAGCCTGGTCGATCATCACCGAACTGCGCGCGTCCGCCGAGTTGGCCGACCGACCCAGGGAGCACGCCCGAGCCTGCCTGAACTGGGCGCAGGGCGCGTTGCACGCCGGGCATCCGGAGCAGGCCGAGACCCTGCTGGCTGCCGGTCGGGCGTTGGTCGACGAGACCGGGTACGAGCGGCTGACCGCTCTGGTGGAGGCGACCGAGTTGTCACTGAGCCGGGCCGCCGGGAGGTTCGACGGGCTGGCCGAGCGGCTCACCCGGCTGGTCACCACCGCCGAGCGGATGCCGGTCACCCTGCTGGACGCGCGGGCCGAACTGGCCACCGTGCTGGCGCTCACGGCCGTGAGCTGCGACGACGTGGAGATCGCCGAGCGGGCGCTGCGGGAGGTGGTGGCGGACGCCCGTCGGGTGGGCGCGATCTGGCCACTGGTGCAGACACTCACCGCGGTGGCCCGGCTGACGCTGGCCGACCGGCCGGACGATGCCGTCCGCCACGCGGCCGACGCACTGTCGCTGGTACGCGGAAAGGGCATCCTGGCGTGGGCCGCCGAGGCGGTGGTGGTGCTGGCCGAGGCGGCAGCCTCAGCGGGTGAACCGGCGCGGGCGGCAGACGCCGTCGCCGAGTTGGAGGCCGGGATCGTGGGCCGGGACGCGCCACTCGCCCTGGCCGCGCTCCACCGATGCCGGAAACTCGTCCCCGCCACGTCGGCCCACCACGTCCACTCAGGACATCGGGCGGAGCTGACGCTGCCGGACCACGAGCCGGGCGGTACGGTCCGCTGACCGGGTGACGGGCGCGCCCGCCGCCGCCCCGCGGATCGTTTGGAGGAGCGAGATGGAGCTGACCGAGCCGACCGTCTGGAGCACCGACCGGTTGGAGCTGGGCGAAGGGCTGCGCTGGGTCGACCACCGCCTGGTCCTCGTCGATCTGCTGGCCGGACGCCTGCTGGAAACCGACAGCGACGCCCCCGCCCCACTGCGGGAGGTACGCCGTCTCGACGTTCCGCTCGGCGCGGTCGCCCCGGTGGCCGGCCGGCCCGGTGACTGGCTGGCCGCCGCCGGAACCGGCGTCACGGTGCTCACCGCCGCCGGCGACCCCCGGCCGGTCGCCGACCTGGTCGCCGACGCACCCGAGCCCACCCGCATGAACGACGCGGTCGCCGACCCGCACGGCCACTTCTGGGCCGGCAGCATGGCGTACGCGATGACGCCCGGCGGGGGCACGCTGTTCCGGCTCACCCCCGGCGCGGCACCGGTGACGGCGGTGACCGGACTGACCATCCCGAACGGGCCGGCGTTCGACGCCACCGGCACCACCATGTACCTCGCCGACACGCCGCGCGGCGAGATCGACCGGTTCAGCGTCGACCCGGCGACCGGGGAGCTGAGCGGGCGGGAGCCGTTTCTTCGGCTGCCCTCCGCCGACGGCGGCCCGGACGGCATGACCGTCGATGCCGCCGGTCACCTCTGGATCGCGCTGTGGGGCGGCGCGGCGGTACGCCATTACCGGCCGGACGGGACCC
Coding sequences within:
- a CDS encoding ATP-binding protein, producing the protein MIDGDDDKTRGGGGPTPVRPERLRGPVEFVGRAAELAQLRRLVDAPPCLILLEGEPGIGKSRLVAELLTGLPGHHVVGECDDVPEPFPLGVLLDAIRGSADRLGAMSPVAGALAPLLPELADVLPAAPPPLTDPAAERHRLIRAVAAVLAALSPATLLLEDLHWADPATCEFLGYLATRPVDGLAVVLTVRTAVPGGSTPIHDALARTPPWSVTRVSLGPLDADDVRRLAARTLRLDDPPQQLTATLLDRTAGIPFVVEEVLRTLAERGGDPLADDSVPFVLRDVLLWRLRPLDEGTREVLGAAAVLGMAPDQRILASALSLDRVTVGAALTAAHRAGLLHDGGDGLRFRHDLARQVVYDLVPRPNREWLHLRVARVLEQELPRPVAQLAHHYRLAGSGADFVRNAEAAADLATERGDDATAASFLLQTMDVAELPRPVRVRLAAKLGRSAIDGLSQAEAIPVLERLLADRRLPPGARGELGLVLGRMLRQQGEALRGYTEIERAVPYLRAPRRKAPALAVLAAPDTVVGRHVDDHLARCTEAESAATASGDPAAHLAARIARASLLLELGDPAAWSIITELRASAELADRPREHARACLNWAQGALHAGHPEQAETLLAAGRALVDETGYERLTALVEATELSLSRAAGRFDGLAERLTRLVTTAERMPVTLLDARAELATVLALTAVSCDDVEIAERALREVVADARRVGAIWPLVQTLTAVARLTLADRPDDAVRHAADALSLVRGKGILAWAAEAVVVLAEAAASAGEPARAADAVAELEAGIVGRDAPLALAALHRCRKLVPATSAHHVHSGHRAELTLPDHEPGGTVR
- a CDS encoding SMP-30/gluconolactonase/LRE family protein, which encodes MELTEPTVWSTDRLELGEGLRWVDHRLVLVDLLAGRLLETDSDAPAPLREVRRLDVPLGAVAPVAGRPGDWLAAAGTGVTVLTAAGDPRPVADLVADAPEPTRMNDAVADPHGHFWAGSMAYAMTPGGGTLFRLTPGAAPVTAVTGLTIPNGPAFDATGTTMYLADTPRGEIDRFSVDPATGELSGREPFLRLPSADGGPDGMTVDAAGHLWIALWGGAAVRHYRPDGTLEQEIRLPAKQPAGICLGGPDLRRLFIGTARVGLSTPGPEDGALLAVDVPVPGLPAARAAAPVA